A single region of the Salvia miltiorrhiza cultivar Shanhuang (shh) chromosome 8, IMPLAD_Smil_shh, whole genome shotgun sequence genome encodes:
- the LOC130998721 gene encoding uncharacterized protein LOC130998721 yields MVEKKAKTWRMCVDYRDLNAACPKDCYPLPQIDQLVDATSGCELLSMMDAYQGYHQVKMYRNDVIKTAFAVCAGIFAYVSMPFGLKNAGATYQRMMDRIFKDQLKENVSVYVDDMLVRSAEARTHANDLEEIFSVVQRHKLMLNPAKCTFGVQSGKFLGYKVTPEGIEVNADKVRAILDMTDLRNIKEIQTLNGRITALSRFISRSAERSLPFFKILRKRSRFEWSNECQQAFEDLKDYLKDLPILTKPVPGEPLYLYTSVGVESLSAVLVREERGMQRPVYFVSKINQGAEIRYTAAEKTAYAIMITARKLRPYFSSHKIIVRTALPFQKILGRPDLAGRMVKWAIELGEYDVTFEPRTTIKAQALADFIQETTRWPLQGPWMAQVDGSVTKEGCGVGIYIESLEDGAYQFAIKFKDKLSNNETEYEAVIRAAHILRELRADTAIIKTDSQLVAQQLRGECEVRDDRMRAYYEQMQQIKKKFEELEIVQVPREENRKADLLARMASAVEQSWNNEVTLLFEPKKSSEAQVCAVEVGNDWRTPIIHFLRTGERMEGDTAKYAKYENFCLISNQLYKRSFTHPFLKCLSSEEAEFALREIHQGCCGNHAGYKDLTRKIIRAGFYWPDIDKDTKVYVKKCGSCQRHAPRINIPGEEMGIMYSAHPFDKWGIDIVGKLPTTPGEKCFLIVAVDYFSKWVEAEAVTRVDEATIEKFIWKNICCRYGVPRVLISDNGAQFTSQKIKDFCSRMDIEQRFVSVAHPQANGQVELANRTICEGIKKILERSRGRWAEELDTVLWALRTSPKIATGEAPFTLVYGSNAVIPAEVRLESHRICTYDPVQNEELRRLELDLIDLKREEARRLQKGDLVLKRADALKATGKFEANWEGPYIITEVLRGGAYHLSDQEGRSLTRPWNINHLKKFYV; encoded by the coding sequence ATGGTGGAAAAGAAGGCTAAAACCTGGAGGATGTGCGTGGACTACCGGGACCTCAATGCGGCCTGTCCGAAGGATTGTTACCCATTGCCACAGATCGATCAACTAGTGGATGCTACATCAGGATGTGAACTTTTGTCAATGATGGATGCCTACCAAGGGTACCATCAAGTTAAGATGTATAGGAATGATGTTATCAAAACGGCATTCGCAGTCTGCGCAGGGATCTTCGCATATGTGAGTATGCCGTTCGGACTCAAAAACGCGGGGGCTACATACCAGAGGATGATGGACAGAATTTTCAAGGATCAATTAAAAGAGAATGTGTCGGTTTATGTAGACGACATGTTAGTACGCAGCGCTGAAGCACGTACACATGCGAATGACTTGGAGGAAATCTTCTCGGTTGTGCAAAGACACAAGCTCATGCTCAATCCAGCCAAATGCACTTTCGGGGTTCAATCGGGAAAATTTTTGGGATACAAGGTTACACCTGAGGGGATAGAGGTGAATGCAGACAAAGTTCGAGCTATTCTTGACATGACAGATCTGCGGAACATCAAAGAAATACAAACACTGAACGGAAGAATAACCGCACTAAGCCGGTTCATATCAAGGTCGGCAGAAAGAAGTCTGCcttttttcaaaattctaaGAAAAAGAAGTCGGTTCGAGTGGAGTAACGAGTGCCAGCAAGCCTTTGAGGACCTCAAGGACTATCTCAAAGATCTACCCATCTTGACCAAGCCGGTACCGGGAGAACCATTATATCTATACACTTCGGTGGGGGTAGAGTCGCTGAGCGCTGTGCTAGTTCGAGAGGAAAGGGGTATGCAGAGGCCAGTTTACTTTGTGAGCAAAATCAACCAGGGAGCAGAGATTAGATACACCGCAGCGGAAAAAACAGCTTACGCTATtatgatcacggcaagaaaaTTGCGCCCCTACTTTTCATCACATAAAATTATTGTCAGAACAGCGCTGCCCTTTCAGAAAATTTTGGGAAGGCCAGACCTTGCAGGAAGAATGGTAAAGTGGGCCATTGAATTGGGCGAATATGATGTGACGTTCGAACCTCGTACAACCATTAAAGCGCAGGCATTGGCTGATTTCATCCAAGAAACCACAAGGTGGCCGTTGCAGGGACCATGGATGGCGCAGGTCGACGGCTCTGTTACCAAGGAAGGGTGTGGAGTCGGAATATATATCGAATCACTGGAAGATGGGGCTTACCAGTTTGCGATCAAGTTCAAGGACAAGCTGTCGAATAATGAGACAGAATATGAGGCAGTAATAAGGGCCGCCCACATCTTGAGGGAGCTTAGAGCAGACACAGCTATAATCAAGACCGATTCACAACTAGTAGCCCAGCAGTTGAGGGGTGAATGCGAGGTCCGCGACGACAGAATGAGAGCTTATTATGAACAGATGCAGCAAATCAAGAAAAAATTTGAAGAATTGGAAATAGTACAAGTACCCCGAGAGGAAAATCGAAAAGCTGATCTTCTGGCGAGGATGGCCAGTGCCGTCGAGCAATCATGGAACAATGAAGTCACACTACTGTTTGAGCCAAAGAAGAGTTCAGAAGCCCAGGTCTGCGCAGTCGAAGTTGGGAACGATTGGCGAACcccaattattcattttttacgaACAGGGGAAAGAATGGAGGGAGACACTGCAAAGTACGCtaaatatgagaatttttgcTTGATTAGCAACCAGCTTTATAAAAGATCTTTTACACATCCGTTCCTCAAATGTTTATCATCGGAAGAGGCAGAGTTTGCTCTAAGAGAAATCCATCAGGGTTGTTGCGGGAACCACGCGGGATATAAAGACCTGACCAGAAAAATAATCAGAGCGGGATTCTATTGGCCCGACATCGACAAAGACACCAAGGTATATGTAAAGAAATGTGGATCTTGCCAGAGACACGCGCCAAGAATCAACATCCCAGGGGAGGAAATGGGGATAATGTACTCGGCACATCCCTTTGACAAATGGGGAATTGATATCGTAGGCAAACTGCCAACGACACCAGGAGAAAAGTGTTTCTTGATAGTGGCAGTGGACTATTTTTCGAAATGGGTGGAAGCAGAGGCTGTAACAAGGGTGGATGAGGCCACCATCGAAAAGTTCATCTGGAAAAACATCTGTTGTAGATATGGGGTGCCCAGAGTTCTAATATCAGACAACGGAGCCCAGTTCACTAGCCAAAAAATCAAAGATTTTTGTTCAAGAATGGACATCGAGCAAAGATTCGTCTCAGTGGCTcacccccaagccaatggtCAAGTAGAGCTGGCTAATCGCACTATCTGCGAAGGCATCAAAAAGATATTAGAAAGAAGCAGAGGACGATGGGCAGAAGAATTGGACACGGTTCTGTGGGCACTGCGCACCAGCCCAAAAATAGCTACAGGAGAAGCCCCGTTCACCTTGGTTTATGGTTCAAACGCGGTCATACCAGCAGAAGTAAGGTTAGAGTCACATCGAATTTGTACATATGATCCAGTGCAGAATGAAGAACTGCGCAGACTCGAGCTGGACCTCATAGACTTAAAGAGAGAAGAAGCCCGCCGACTCCAGAAAGGCGACCTAGTACTCAAGCGCGCGGATGCTCTAAAGGCCACCGGGAAATTCGAAGCTAATTGGGAGGGACCTTATATTATCACTGAAGTCTTAAGAGGCGGAGCCTATCACTTGTCCGATCAGGAGGGGAGATCTCTTACGAGGCCGTGGAATATCAATCATCTCAAGAAATTCTATGTATAA